The segment GATGACCGCGGCATCGGCGAGGGCGACACAGTCAAGCGGACCGGCGACATCGTCGACGTTCCGGTCGGCAAGGGGCTACTCGGCCGCGTGGTCGACGGACTGGGCAACCCGATCGACGGCAAGGGTCCGATCGAGGATGCCGAGCGCCGCCGCGTAGAGGTCAAGGCCCCCGGCATCATCCCGCGCAAGTCGGTTCACGAGCCGATGCAGACGGGGCTCAAGGCGATCGACGCTTTGATTCCGATCGGCCGCGGACAGCGCGAACTGATCATCGGCGACCGCCAGACCGGCAAGACCGCCATCGCGCTCGACACCTTCATCAACCAGAAGAGCGTCAATACAGGCGGCGACGACAAGGCCAAACTGCACTGCATCTACGTCGCGATCGGCCAGAAGCGCTCTTCGGTCGCCAAGCTCGTGAAGCTGCTGGAAGACAACGGCGCGATGGAATACTCCATCGTCGTCGCGGCCACGGCCTCCGACCCGGCGCCGCTTCAGTTCCTGGCGCCCTATACCGGCTGCACGATGGGCGAGTACTTCCGCGACAACGGCATGCATGCGGTGATCTGCTACGACGACCTGTCGAAGCAGGCCGTGTCCTACCGTCAGATGTCGCTTCTGCTGCGCCGCCCGCCGGGACGCGAGGCCTTCCCGGGCGACGTCTTCTACCTGCACTCCCGTCTGCTGGAGCGCGCGGCGAAGATGAACGAGGACAACGGCTCCGGCTCCCTGACGGCATTGCCGATCATCGAAACCCAGGGCGGCGACGTCTCCGCCTTTATTCCGACCAACGTGATTTCGATCACCGACGGTCAGATCTTCCTGGAGACCAACCTCTTCTATAAGGGCATCCGCCCCGCGCTGAACGTCGGCATCTCGGTCAGCCGCGTCGGCTCGGCCGCGCAGATCAAGGCGATGAAGAAGGTCGCTGGCACCATGAAGCTGGAACTGGCGCAGTTCCGCGAGATGGAAGCCTTCGCCCAGTTCGCCTCCGATCTCGACGCCTCGACCCAGCGTCTGCTGCAGCGCGGCCAGCGCCTGACACAGCTTCTCAAGCAACCGCAGTACAAGCCGCTGCCGGTCGAGGAGCAGGTCTGCGCGATCTATGCCGGCACCCGTGGCTACCTCGACACGGTGGCGGTCAACCAGGTCGGCGATTTCGAGCAGCGCATGCTCGCCGAGCTGCGGTCCACTCAGCAAGATCTGCTGGAGGGGATTCGCAGTCAGAAGGACCTGACCCAGGACCTCGAAAGCAAGCTGAAGTCCTTCCTGGAAGGCTTCGCCAAGACCTACACGGCCGGTTGAGCCGGCGGCGGCGCCTGAGCGGCAGCGCCAAGAGAGTGGATCAGAGACGAAGCGGACCCGATGGCTAGCCTCAAGGACCTGCGCAACCGCATCTCGAGCGTCAAGTCGACGCAGAAGATCACTTCGGCCATGAAGATGGTCGCGGCCGCGAAACTGCGCCGTGCTCAGGAGCAGGCCGAAGCAGCACGCCCCTATGCCGAACGCATGGGCCGCATGCTGGGGTCGGTGGCCTCCAGTGTGGTTGCGGGCCAAGGGCCGAAGCTGTTGTCCGGCACCGGCAGCGATCAGGTCCAGCTGGTGGTGGTGGCAACGGCCGACCGCGGCCTCTGTGGTGGCTTCAACTCCTCCATCGTGCGTGAAGCCAAGCGGCTGATCGACGAGTTGAAAGGCCAGGGCAAAGACGTGAAGGTGCTCTGCGTCGGGCGCAAGGGACGCGATCAGCTTCGCCGCACCCACGGCAACCTGATCATCGAGACGATCGAGGACGTGACGAAGCCCTATCCGAGTTTCGAAAAGGCCGATGAAATCGCCGAGACGCTGCGCCGGATGTTCGCGGCGGAAGAGTTCGACGTCTGCACCCTGATCTATGCGCGCTTCAAGTCGGCGATTGCTCAGCTCGTCACACGCCAACAGCTGATCCCCTTTACCGCAGGCGAAATCTCCGAGGACGAGGCGCAAAGCGACTCTGCTTCGCCCCAGGCGGAGGGGGCCGTCTACGAATACGAGCCGAGCGAGGAGCAGATCCTCGCCGATCTGCTGCCGCGCAACCTCTCGGTCCAGATCTATCGCGCCATCCTGGAGAATAATGCCAGCGAGCATGGCGCACGCATGACCGCAATGGATAACGCGA is part of the Algihabitans albus genome and harbors:
- the atpA gene encoding F0F1 ATP synthase subunit alpha, which produces MDIRAAEISSILKQQIENFGAEADVAEIGTVLSVGDGVARIYGLDNIQAGEMVEFPGGVKGMALNLEHDNVGVVLFGDDRGIGEGDTVKRTGDIVDVPVGKGLLGRVVDGLGNPIDGKGPIEDAERRRVEVKAPGIIPRKSVHEPMQTGLKAIDALIPIGRGQRELIIGDRQTGKTAIALDTFINQKSVNTGGDDKAKLHCIYVAIGQKRSSVAKLVKLLEDNGAMEYSIVVAATASDPAPLQFLAPYTGCTMGEYFRDNGMHAVICYDDLSKQAVSYRQMSLLLRRPPGREAFPGDVFYLHSRLLERAAKMNEDNGSGSLTALPIIETQGGDVSAFIPTNVISITDGQIFLETNLFYKGIRPALNVGISVSRVGSAAQIKAMKKVAGTMKLELAQFREMEAFAQFASDLDASTQRLLQRGQRLTQLLKQPQYKPLPVEEQVCAIYAGTRGYLDTVAVNQVGDFEQRMLAELRSTQQDLLEGIRSQKDLTQDLESKLKSFLEGFAKTYTAG
- a CDS encoding F0F1 ATP synthase subunit gamma, encoding MASLKDLRNRISSVKSTQKITSAMKMVAAAKLRRAQEQAEAARPYAERMGRMLGSVASSVVAGQGPKLLSGTGSDQVQLVVVATADRGLCGGFNSSIVREAKRLIDELKGQGKDVKVLCVGRKGRDQLRRTHGNLIIETIEDVTKPYPSFEKADEIAETLRRMFAAEEFDVCTLIYARFKSAIAQLVTRQQLIPFTAGEISEDEAQSDSASPQAEGAVYEYEPSEEQILADLLPRNLSVQIYRAILENNASEHGARMTAMDNATRNAGEMINKLTLQYNRTRQAAITTELIEIISAKEAM